The Thermodesulfovibrio thiophilus DSM 17215 DNA window TGTTATATTTAGGTTACTGATAAATTTATTCATATCATTTAAAGCGCCGTATAGATTTGTAAGACTTGAAACTTTTGCCTGAATTAAAGCTTTTTTCTGAGTAAGTGCAGTAATTGGTTGTTGTTTGATCTGAAGAAGTTTATCAATCATTGCACCTGAATCAAAAGTTCCCGTAAGTCCTGAAACATAAAGGTCTGCCATTTAAACCTCCTTTGAGTAAAGCACTCCTTTTAGCTCATCCATTCTTCTTAAAATCTCAACCACCCATTCTGGTGGAATCTGTCTTATTACTTCTTCTGTTCTCATATCAATAATTTTTGAAATAGGCATCTGCAGTTGATCATCAATATTTATCTGCAGATATTTTTCAAGCATGCTGAATTTATGCCTTAACTCATCCATCATTTTATTAAGCTCTTCCTGATCAACTGTTAATTTTTTTGCATTGTTCTGGTTATTCGTTAAGTTTTGCTCCAGATTATTCATTCTTTGTGTGCTAGCTGTCTGGATAGGGTGATTTTGAACTATATCCGTCCTGGTTTGTCTGTAAGGATTTATTATGACAACCTCTTGTTCTATCCCCTTCAGCTTCATTTTATCCTCCTGTTTCTACTATACCTGAGAAATCTCATAGTTATAAAAATGAGGAGGAGGGATCCCCCCTCCTCGTATCTGTTTAGCGGAGAAGTTGAAGCACAAGTTGTGGCAGAGAATTGGCCTGAGCAAGCATTGCCATACCTGACTGCATTCTTATCTGCATTGTTGTAAAGGTGCTCATCTCTTCAGCGAAGTCAGTATTACGAATGACATTTTCAGCTTCTTTTGTATTGTCATAAGCTGATTTCTGTGCATCGTATATAGCCTGGAGATTGTTAACAACAGAACCAATCTGGGTTCTCACTCTGTCAACCTTTTTAATAGCTGTGTTTGCAATGTCAATAGCAAGCTCTGCAGAGGCGTTGTCATTTACTTTAATATCATTAAGATTCTTAAGTTTGGAAGTATCCTGAGTTTTTAACCCAAGTCCGGTTGTAGTACTTGATATTCCTGTAAAATCATAATTATATGAGTCTGAGCCTATAATAACAAGATCACCAACTTTTACAGCTGAACCCGTTGCAGAACTTACACTTCCTGATGCATTCTGAAGAAGAGAGGCAAGATTAACAGTTGCACCACCGGTAGCAGAAACAACTTCCACTCCTATGGTTTCTCCTGTTGTTGTAAGAACAAGCCTTTCTCCAGATTTTGAAGCAGTTATGTTAAGATTCTTTGTTGATGCATTAGTATTTATCTTGGAAATGAGCTGATCAAGGGTAAGAGTCTCACTGGCTCCTACTGTAATCTCTATAGCAGAAGAACTATCTGTCGTTGTACCAACATAAAATCTTAAAGTGGTAGTTCCTGTACCGGATGAAATGCTAGTAAAATTTGTGCCTGCTGTGCTTGTATTGGCTGCTCTTGCAGAAATATCGAGTGCTTTTAAATCAGGATTACCGTTTATAGCATCTGCTATTGATTTTGCATCAACTACACCACTTGCTAATGAAAGAGTCTTATCTGCAACTTTTACTACATCTGTAGTATCACCAGACTTCCAATCACCAGTAATTAACGCCGAATATGCTGAATTTGTACTTGAGGTAGTCTGACCTGTGCCAGATACTACTGATGCACCAAGATCAGATGCTTGAACACTTGAAATTCCAACTGTAATTGTCTGATTTGCTCTTGGTCCATAGTGAATTGACTTGCTTTCAAATGTTCCAT harbors:
- a CDS encoding flagellar protein FlaG → MKLKGIEQEVVIINPYRQTRTDIVQNHPIQTASTQRMNNLEQNLTNNQNNAKKLTVDQEELNKMMDELRHKFSMLEKYLQINIDDQLQMPISKIIDMRTEEVIRQIPPEWVVEILRRMDELKGVLYSKEV
- a CDS encoding flagellin, yielding MALRINFNAEATTTHTALLQNERAMNKSLLRISTGNRILSAADDAAGLFIADQLSTVASALNQGNSNIQTGISALQIAETNVGQIVDKLQTIYTKAQSAANDINDPNARAALQSDITNLVDAIKKIATDTEYNGIKLLDGTFESKSIHYGPRANQTITVGISSVQASDLGASVVSGTGQTTSSTNSAYSALITGDWKSGDTTDVVKVADKTLSLASGVVDAKSIADAINGNPDLKALDISARAANTSTAGTNFTSISSGTGTTTLRFYVGTTTDSSSAIEITVGASETLTLDQLISKINTNASTKNLNITASKSGERLVLTTTGETIGVEVVSATGGATVNLASLLQNASGSVSSATGSAVKVGDLVIIGSDSYNYDFTGISSTTTGLGLKTQDTSKLKNLNDIKVNDNASAELAIDIANTAIKKVDRVRTQIGSVVNNLQAIYDAQKSAYDNTKEAENVIRNTDFAEEMSTFTTMQIRMQSGMAMLAQANSLPQLVLQLLR